The segment tatctctctttttttaagtgTAGCTACAAATACTAATTTCTACGTTTAACGAAaactctttttacttttttggtaACAGCGTTCAGTCAACTTAAAGTTCATTAATCTTTGGTGTTACAAAAACCTTATCAAGACACCTGACTTTTCAAGTGTTCTGATGCTTGAGGAACTAGACCTTTATGGGTGCAATAGCTTGGTAGAGATCCACCCGTCTATTGGACAACTCAGCAAGCTCAGGCGTTTATGTTTGGAAGGCTGCAAATCTCTTACCGATCTTCCCTGCATGTCTGCTGTAATGCAGTCCCTTACGGTTATTAATCTTTCTCGTTACTTTAAACTCAGTTCGTTTCCGAAATTTACGGGAATTATGAAAAGCCTATCGGAATTCAATTTACGTTGGACTATTATTAAGAAAGTACCACCCTCATCGATCAAGTGTTTGATTGCCCTTACTTTCTTAAATCTAAATGAAACATATCTTGAATGTCTTCCAAGCAACATGAATAATTTGAGGTCTCTTCACACACTCAATCTTACCAATTGCGAAAAACTAAAATCGTTAAGGCTTCCATCAACTGTAAGATGTATAAGTGTGGAAGGGTGTGATTCCTTAAAATGGTTACCAACACGGGTCAAACTGAGTTTCTGGTCACAACCTCTCTCCCAATGGCTTCCGTATGATGAGAGGCGCAGTCCAAAGGAATTTACAATATTGTTCCATTTCCTACAGGtaatctcttctctctctctcttgaattgttaaataataACAGTTAACAATAGTTGTGTTTTGGGTACAAGTACAGGGACTCCTTTGTCGTAAAACCGTTTACGGAACTTCTTCCAAAGGGAAAGAGGATGGATCTCTAATTGAGTTTCAGATAATTATGCCGTCATGTTTAACTAAAATAGTGGAGAATTCAATAAGCATAGAGCTGCCTTCAAATTGGTATAATAGTAAATGGATAGGATTAGCTCTCTTGGGATCAGTATCACTTATATCGACATATGCTATTAGTTTTCGTGAGGTAGCCGTTGGTAAAATGCCTCAAAATCACTGTGCCTTTGAACTTGTTACTACCCGAATGAATGTTAAGGTCGACACTGAAACTCTATTCAATAATTACCTATTGTATTTGTCTCGCGATGAGTGGTTTGCTACTGTTGGGAATGGTGAATGCAGTCAGATTAGGGTTATATTTAATTGCCATAAGCTGGATGCTGAATTTGAGGTCAGTTTGGTATACGAGAAAGATGTGGACGagttcaaccaaacaaatgtaCAATGTTTGATTGCAAGGTTTGGGGATGTATCCATCTATAAATAAACTGGTAATGAACATCTCAACCATCCTTCCCATTAATGTCCAATCTTTTTctaacttattttctttctaacTATACATTTGGTTTTGTCATTGGCAAGTAAGTCtcgtcttttttctttttcttcttttggctcACCATGCGCAAGCAATCCCAATCACCCTGTACTTTCTGagttcctaaaaattaaacttaaattttGCCACATGAGTTAATTGCCAATTGTCTAAGCCTCTATATCATCATCACTTACAAGAATATGATCTAGATAGGAAATACATTCTCAAGCTTCACCCATCACATTTCTCTATGGATTTTGCTAATGTAGATCTTTCAATCCTAATTTGGTATCCTATTTGTAACTATCAAATATTATGCtattttacatattcattttGTATTGGCAAATGCAATACATCTTTTCCtaataaatatttgaaatgTAAAAGCTAGAGACTGTAAAGTATTTGCTTCCTTACCATGTATATTCTTTGTAATAATTGGTGTCATGCCTAACAAAACCTGTAGGAAGCAAACTCCAATTACACTCATTAGTAATGagtgaattattattattattatattatcatACTAACTCAGGTTTTCACATATATGCAATTGGGGATGATGATggggatgatgatgatgatgaggatgaggatgaacgttataaattttatgaaattttataagGTAGATGGTTCAATCCTATTATGGCATCCCATTTGTAAGTGTTCAAGTATTATGCTAATTTTCATATTCACCTTGTTTAGTGCTGGCAAAAGCAAGAGAAATTTTCATCATAAATTTTTGAAACGTAAAAACTAGAGATTGTATAGTTACTATAGTACTTCCTTCTCTACCATGTCTATACTTCATATAATCATTGGTGCTATGCCTTCTAGAAATGGCAAGGAGGAACTCCAATTATCCTGATTATTCATGAGTTAAAtattagggtaaattacaatttatctaCTTGTGGTTTAACCGAAATTTAAGTTACCTACATATGGTTTGAAATTTAACACTTTAGCCACCAGAGGtttaccaaaatttaagttgcatacctgtggtttgaaattCCATGATGCAAGTGTTTCGCTCGATTctttttgatcttgtatttttatattttttgtgttttttgaggatagagacataaaagtgaagtgaaattacatatttaactatatttttaatataagtggGTTACAAAACTTTAAGTAAActaacctcaggtgggtaaagtgtcagaTTTCAAACCAtaagtaggcaacttaaattttggccaaaccacaggtaggtaagttgtaatttgccctaaatattattattattattattatttttaattatagtaCCATACTAACTCATGTTTTCACATATATGTAGGTGATAACAATTTAGGTCTCTAGAAGATGACGCTCATGTCTTACTTATACTTTAACTGGCTACTAAATAGTGAAGATTTTCTTAGCTTGAATTTCAGTTGAGGCTACTGCTACTGGATGTGCATAAGCATTTCAGTCAatatgactattttttttttagttgaaaatcCATGTATGTTGTATTGAATTTGTAAATGGTTTTGGTTATAATGATTTGGAAATGTATTCAAGTGACATATCCTTGTATCTTGTTTTATAATGACGGTAGAATatggtcttttcttttcttttttaaagggGTTTTAGTTTGTACCAGTTATAATGATTTCTACAGGATGACGTTCAATTGAGCCTGCTGTTATTGGATGGTATACAAGTTATACTTTCAGTTAACTTTGCACAATTCTCGTGTAGTGATTTTGATTTAATGTCTATGAAAGCACGAGTTGTGAATTTTATAGATGTTTAGAAGCTACTACTTTTTATCAATCACGTTGTACGATTAGCTAAGCATTAATGCGATCTTCATTCTAGAATGTATCCTTGCAATTAAAAAGTCAACAAACACTGTTGGAAGCTTCGAACAAGTTGATAGTTAATGAaatcttctttgattttttcaGGGATTTGTCTAGTTTATAATTATGGCCAAACCACGATATTGTTAATATCTttcttcaaaattaattagCATATCAGGCCAATGTAGAAGCTGACGTTGCTAAAGGAATCTGCTGACAACATATAAAAGCTAATGTCAATCTTGGAGCATATTATGGAATGTGGATAATGATtaaaattgtaaggttgaattttatcaaccatcttgttggttttatttcatgctaaatttgcttgtattttagcaattagtaaccttgtatttaggtgggaatcatgtaagggtagtgagtgagagagtgtgaagaaatgctcaagattgtacaaggatgcagagactcgcAGCTGgaactcgcgggtgactcgcaattggcaagccgccaaagctggcacacgtgtgaagcatgcaaggGAGCTGAAGATTCATGCCAGCTGttgcattacaggacaaaagtcccaggctggccatgccgttagctcgcggcttgaactcgcaactcagcccagtcgcgaggccaagtcgccagaccaccctatttgggaaaaactgacttttcacattccttctcaccctactatatatagacccttatacccacaaaatggagagagcttccagagagaattttgagagagaaaccctagagaaaaacaagattgattcatccacaatcttcacatagagactcttcaaattcctctactctcttcctctccattgtcaaatccttgagaggttcattaccaaaaccttttctcaccatacccacatCTGTGAGAAgaccatttggtgtttgggaagcagttaggaagggaccaatttcatattggttgatgctatggtttatagcagaatccggtaagctaaagaagaaataggtttggcataacctcgttggagtaggagcttggagggcttaggtacactgggtagattaggcttggagggtcttctgctgtttaTGTAttccaactacattctttagtggattatttactgcttggagggcggcggagaggttttatgccgagggcttcgatttcctcttcgataacacatcgtgtgttgtccttgtgtttgtatctctcttcccttaatcttttccatttaatttctgttgtggatgtgattttatttggtttagattgtttatcaattctgttttaagcttatgttcatattccgcacattaattgtttgacattaagcttAAATTGGTAAtatgtaaattgggggtctaaacgttcatagtgtcctatacactaattgaactttcaattgatATCAGAGCGGGTGCACTTGCTGTGGTTTAATTATCTAAGTGCGATCCTAGACCCCTTAGCTATGGATGAAGCCATGGAAAAGGCTATGCTGAATTGTGGTTTAAATGTTTGGGATAATGACTCGATGAGTATATTTGAAGGGTGCCTTAACAAA is part of the Quercus robur chromosome 9, dhQueRobu3.1, whole genome shotgun sequence genome and harbors:
- the LOC126699783 gene encoding probable WRKY transcription factor 19 — protein: MGQKIIRFESSGKLGKQSRLWLVEDLLHVLENDMATEAIQAIVVGYKENDFNFEEFPKVLSSKMSNLRLMIIEETDYYYDRGDLAVPNNQRQLFVPNQLRHHSWDYCPLKCLSSTKKLVQLDLKYSRIEYLWEGVMRSVNLKFINLWCYKNLIKTPDFSSVLMLEELDLYGCNSLVEIHPSIGQLSKLRRLCLEGCKSLTDLPCMSAVMQSLTVINLSRYFKLSSFPKFTGIMKSLSEFNLRWTIIKKVPPSSIKCLIALTFLNLNETYLECLPSNMNNLRSLHTLNLTNCEKLKSLRLPSTVRCISVEGCDSLKWLPTRVKLSFWSQPLSQWLPYDERRSPKEFTILFHFLQGLLCRKTVYGTSSKGKEDGSLIEFQIIMPSCLTKIVENSISIELPSNWYNSKWIGLALLGSVSLISTYAISFREVAVGKMPQNHCAFELVTTRMNVKSD